The Bacteroidota bacterium genome includes a region encoding these proteins:
- a CDS encoding DUF4062 domain-containing protein, translating to MSANHIVTPDQKLRVFVSSTLQELAEERLAVKNAIQNIHLIPVMFETGARPYAPRELYREYLAQSQIFIGIYWDRYGWIAPEETISGLEDEYQLAGNLPKLIYIKKSNGTREDRLSQLLKRIQEDDKVSYKNFSTTEELGNLIINDLAVLLTERFNMTLQNKLGRSRSNYSIPSAPNEIIGREVCLKHISEMILDTSIRLVSLTGPGGIGKSRLAIETARRLENHFNDGAIFIPLAPVKDHELVAETICYHLGIKLSGANVLESLKLFLQEKELLLVLDNFEQIIEAASIIDDLLFAAPGLKIIVTSRERLSLSFENVVVVPGFTRRI from the coding sequence ATGTCAGCAAATCATATTGTTACACCTGATCAAAAATTACGCGTATTTGTAAGTTCCACTTTACAGGAACTCGCGGAGGAAAGATTAGCGGTAAAAAACGCCATTCAGAATATTCATTTAATACCCGTGATGTTTGAAACTGGTGCCAGACCGTATGCACCAAGAGAGTTATATCGGGAATACCTTGCTCAAAGTCAGATATTCATTGGTATCTATTGGGACCGCTACGGATGGATTGCACCGGAGGAAACAATTTCCGGATTGGAGGATGAATATCAGCTCGCCGGAAATCTTCCTAAATTGATATATATTAAAAAAAGTAATGGCACTCGTGAAGATAGACTATCGCAACTGTTAAAAAGAATTCAGGAAGATGATAAAGTTTCCTATAAAAATTTCAGTACTACTGAAGAATTGGGCAATTTAATTATTAATGATCTTGCAGTATTGTTAACAGAAAGATTTAATATGACCCTGCAAAACAAATTAGGAAGATCAAGGTCAAATTATTCGATCCCATCTGCGCCAAATGAAATAATCGGAAGGGAAGTTTGTTTAAAACATATTTCAGAAATGATTTTAGACACTTCCATAAGACTAGTTTCACTTACAGGGCCGGGGGGAATTGGAAAATCTCGTTTAGCTATTGAGACTGCCCGCCGTTTAGAAAATCATTTTAATGATGGAGCTATATTTATACCACTGGCACCGGTTAAAGATCATGAGCTTGTTGCGGAAACTATTTGTTATCACCTCGGAATTAAACTTTCCGGAGCTAATGTTTTGGAGAGTTTAAAATTATTTCTGCAGGAAAAAGAATTATTGTTAGTGCTTGACAATTTCGAACAAATAATTGAAGCAGCATCTATTATTGATGATCTATTATTCGCTGCACCTGGGTTAAAAATAATTGTTACCAGCAGGGAAAGATTATCACTTTCCTTTGAAAATGTTGTGGTTGTGCCCGGCTTTACGCGACGAATTTGA